The sequence GCGCGGTCCAGATCGTTCACGTCCTTCGGTGTCCCTCTTCGTAGACCGCCTGGAACAGCCTGTTGCTGATCTTCGACAGCGACATCAGCGAAAACTGTAGTCCCAGGCCCTGAGCCAGTGACTTCAATCGCCGCAGCGGCACCGTCCTCGGAAAGATCTCGGTATCCGAAAACCTCAAGGCCATCGCACGGCCTGAAGCATCGCCGCGGGCGATTGCGCGCACCTGCTCCCGACCATATACGCCCAGGTGTTCGAATTTCGAGTGGAGGGCATCCGGTGCGTCGATCACGACCTCGTCCAACTGCGAGCATCCGATGACCATTTGACCCTCCTCGTAGGAGGAGCCCCTGCTGACGTACCAGAGCAGGCGCGCCGGGACGCTCTCGCCACGGCGCCCGGAGGAACGGTAGTAGACGTGTTCCCTGCTGATCCCCAGTTCATCGGGGCGTGGCAGCAGCGTCGCAGGGGTGTTGAACAGCTCGGTGGACCAGCGGGGTTCGATCGGCACCAGGAAGGACGGCATCAGGGAGTCCACGACCTTCGCCGGCCACCAGGCGCGCTCGACGAAGCCGGCCACCTCGGCTGGCAATCCGGCTTCGAGTGCCGCTTCCTCACGCCCCAGCTCACGGGCCGCCTCACCGGCGACGACTGCCACCTCTTGGGCGGTCCCGCAGACGTCGACCAGCAGGGACGCCAGCCTGCCATCGTGCTCGAAGAAGCCGTCATCACCCGCCGCCGTCTTGGTGGCGGGCGACGGGAAAGCATCGGTGACTCGTACAGCTTGGGCCCCGCACTCCCGCCCGAGACGTTTCATTGAGAACAGCAGCTGCCGCGCGAGAGTCTCTTCCAGGGGGTGCGCCGCGGTCCGCAGCACCGGCACACTCAGTGTGCGCCCATCCATCGCCCATGCGTAGAGCGCGACCGGGCGGCCTTGCCCGTCACGAAGCAGTTCGCGGTTCCACACGACCGTGTCCGCAGCCAAGGCTTGCAGCCGCTTGGCGAAGGCCGAGCCTCTGTCGTCCCCTGTCTGGTCGAAGAATGCGACGAGTTCGGCCTCTGCCCCGGGCGAGACCTTACTGGCGCGGAACTCCGTGCCCATGAGGTCGGCCGGCCGGTACATCTGCGCCTGTCGCAACTCGTCCACGTGCAGCGTCACCGCCGACGGTGCCACCACCTTGACCCTGGCGACGCTCCAGGCAACATCAGCCAGTTGCATCAGCAGTGGATCCCGGGTGACAAGAACTTGCAGGCCGGCGCACGAGGTCTCGGCCACGTACTGCAGGCGTGGCAGCAGCTCGGAGTCGGCGGGCAGGTCGTGAACCTTGGACGTCCGGGCCGCCTCCAGCAACTCGTGACAACGTGATGCCACCGCCTCGGCATCCGGGATGACCCGACGCAACCCGTGGGAGGCAGCCCTCTGATGCTTGCGCTCCGCCGTGTCGGCGATGGCCCGCAGATCGTGCAGAAGTTGCGGCGTGAAGGCGATTTCGATGAGGTCAGCCAACCAGCCGGCCTCAAGAGCCTGTGACTGTGCCGCTTCGCTCGCCGGTGACCGCCCCCGCAGATCGGCGAACACGCCGTGGTCCACGGTCACGACCAAGAGCGCTTCGCTTTCCACATCGGCGAAGAGGTCCGGGTGGCCGTGGTCGAGCCACCACCCGTCCAGGGTCTCCCCGTCCTGTCCGCGTCCACGCACCTCCCCTTGCGGAACGAAGCCCAGGCTCGTCCACATATCGCTGAGCCCGTAGTCACGGCGGCACTTCGCCTTGATCCCCAGCCGATCCGAATGCCTGCGCCGGATCTCCTCGACCAGCAGCCGTGCCGCGCCCTTCCCGCGGTGTTCCTTCGCGATGCACAAGTGGGCGAGCCGGACATGGGGGCTCCGCTTCGGGAGCCCGAAGAGCGCGTACCCGACCACCTCGCCCTCGTCGACCGCGACGAGCAGCCCGCCGTCGCTCGCGTGCTTGCGGTACGCGGGTGGCGTGAGCAACCCGAGCGTCTTGGTGTAGCGGTCGCCCAAGGCCACGGCTGCATCGATTAACTCGGCTTGTGTCTCCGTCACAGGCAGGATCTTGATCGCCATGAGTCCCCCTCCGAATGAACTTGCCACTGGCCAGTTCGGCTCTCGTGTCAGTACATACAGGGAAAGACACGCCAGCCCAAGACCGCCTTCGATCAAGGGCGGACGAGAAATGGGTACGGCAAAGGCCGGGCCGACTTCTCGTCGACCCGGCCCAGGCCACCGATCAGCCTCTTTACCGCTCGGCCAGCTCGGTCGACGCCTCTGGTGCCTCAGAGGTGCTGGTTCGAACGGCCAGGCGATGGACGGTCGCCAGCTCTCCCACCTGCTCCCCGCGCTCGGTCGCCTCCTGACGCTGACGGCGCACGTCGGCGTCCATGGTGGTGGCGATCTTGCGCTGATGCGTCTTCTTGGAGTGCTGGTAGATCAGCTGCGCCCGCTCACTGGACTGACCGGCGCGGACCATGAGGTCCTTCAGCTTGGCCCCGGTGTCCGCTGCCAGGGTGTTGCCGGTGTGCCGCAGGTCGTAGAAGCGGAAGTCGTCGGGCAGACCGACCTTCTTCCGCGCCTTACGGAACTTGCGCCCGAAGGTGGACCGGCGGAAAGGCGCCCCGCGCTCCCCGACGAAGACCAGACCCTCCGGCCCCGGCTCGGCGAACCAGTCCAGGTGCTGCCACAGATCGGTCAGCACGAATGGCGGCAGCACGATCTCCCGTTTGCCAGCACGGGACTTGGGATCGCCGATGACCCGTTTGCCCGTGGTCAGCTCCGGCGCGGCGCGCTTGACCCAGACCGATTCCTCGTCCAGGTCGACGTCCTTGCGACGCAGCTCCGCCAGCTCCTCCGGGCGCATCGAGGCGAAGGCGCCGAGGAGGACCATCAGCCTCCAGCGCAGCCCGATCATGTCGGCGAGGTCGAAGACCTCCCCTACGGTGGCGACCGGCCGTTCGTCGGCCTCCTCCCTGCCCGCGCCACGGATCCGGCACGGGTTCTTCTTGATCATGTCGTCGTCGACAGCAGTCTCCATGATCGCCTTCAGCAGGCGGTAGGACTTGGCGACAGTGGTTGCGCCCGTGGCCTTCAGGCGTTCGGCCCGCCAGGTCCTGACCTTCGCCGCGCTGATCTCGTTGACGTCCAGCTCGTCGAAGAAGGGTGCCAGGTGAAGGCGCAGCAGCCTGCGGTAGAGCTCGTCCGTGGTCTCGGCGAGTCCTCGCTCGTCGATCCACTTCGTGGCGTACTCATGGAAGTTGACGGCACCGCCGTACGGATCGACCCAGTCACCGCGCGTCTGGTCCGCCTCCGTCTGGCTGAGCCAGACCTCCGCGTCCATCTTCGTCTCGAACGTCTCCGGCGCTGCGCGCAGGTCTCCGTTGGTATCCGGGTAGCGGGCCTGCCAGCGTCCCGAGGGAAGCCGGCGCACGGATCCGTATCGCCGCCGCTGCGGCTTGCGCTTGCGGGCCATCAGGCCGCCAGCCTGTGGTGGGAGCGCGTACGGCGGGCGGGTTGCACGGTATTGGCCTCGATGTACGCGGCCAGTGCGGCCTCGGGTATGCGGACATGCCGCCCGACCTTGACGTACGTGATCCGGCGTTCCTGGATGAGGCGGCGGACGAAACGCACGCCTGTGCCGAGCCGCTCGGCAGCTTCGGGCACGGAAAGGAGACGGCCGTGCTGGTGGCTCATCTCCCTTGTGCCAGGCCGGTGGTGGATGCCAACGGAGGGCATGACGGGTTGGTGCAAGGAGGTTCCTCTTCTGGCGCGCGGGGGTCGGGTGTCCCGGCACGGCGCCTTGGGCGTGGGTTACGGACGGGGGAGATCGGCCCGGTGTTTCGAACCGGACTTGCGAGGCGTTCGCGCCTTGCAGGAGGGCGCGGGGCGGGACGCGGAGAGCGTCGGCGCCGGTGCCCAGGTCGACGACGCCGTGGCGGCGCTGGGCGTACTCAATGCGGGAGTGCGTCGTGTTGGACATCGGGCGGCCGAGGACGGCGATGCGCCCAGCTGACGCTAGGCGGGACCGCGTTCGGTGCGGAGAATTCCGATATTGCGGGCGGTCCGGATTCCTGCCAGACCGATTTCAAGGGGTCGCACTGCCATGGGCTCAGTTATAACTCGCGATCGCCGGTTTGGTTAACGGCCGATCGTCGTCTATGTTTCGCCCGGCGCGCGACCGGGAGTGACCTCCGAACTGGGTTCTGGGCGTCGGCGGATGTTGCTGCGCTGGCCATCAGAAAGCTCTCTGACGTGGGGTGTTGTGTTGTAGCTTGCTCCGCAGCGGGGGTCAACGGTTTCCCGATGTGATCCTTCTGGCTCGACCTGGTGCCTAACTGATTTCGGCAACGGCCAATCCGGGTCTATCGTTTTGGAACCGCCGCTCAGAATGCGTTCGCTGCCAGCTGCCCCATTCCCCAGCGGAATACTGGACTTGCGCGGCGTCGTTGTGGCTGTCTTGGATATCCGTCCCGGGCTGCCAGTTCAGGGCCATGAGAGATTCCGGCATGCCAATCCGGGAGCCGGCGAACCCACCTTCCTGCCTCCGCGGCCCTTCCCGGCACGTTCGGGCCGGAACCGTGTGCCGCCTCCTCCTGCGCTTCGCCCGAAGAGGGCTCGCCGTGCCTCCCCGCCCCCGACCAAGGAGCCATCACCGATGAGCTACGCCGCCCGCGAATGGGTGTGGGACCACAGCACCAGCAAGGGCACCGCCCGCATGGTCCTCACCCTGATCGCCGACCGCTGCGTAGACCGCGGCTGCGTCGCCTACGCGTCCCTGCCCGCCCTCATGAAGCGCGCGAACGCCTCCCGTACCGCCGTGCGCGACGCCCTGGCCAAGCTGGTCGCCACCGGCGAGCTGGAGCAGCTGACGGGCCGCAAGGGGCCCCGTGGAGAGACCTACTACCACCTCCCGGCCGCCGCCCGATTCCTCGCCGACCAAGCCATCGAGGAGGGCCGCAATCCGACCCTCCAGGGGGAACAGATTCCAACCCCCGAGGGGACGGAATCCGACCCTGCCGCCCCCTTCGAAGGGGGACCGGAATCTGACCCCGGGGAACGGAATCCCACCCCCGGGGGGCACGGAACCCAACCCTCAGGGGGCACGGATTCCGACCCCCAGAACAGTAGTGAACCGAAGGTGAACGGTAAGAGCAGCAGCTCTGCCCCACTCATCCCCGCCACCCAATGGCAGATCGACGAGGACACCCGGGCCTGGCTGCAGCACCAGGGGCACCTCGCCCGGCTCGGCGATCACGCCCTGCGCACCGCCGACGAGAAGTGGCGCTCCTACCGAGCGGTCGGGATACCGCGCACCGCCGCCGCGTGGGCCGCCGACTGGCGCGCCTGGATCGCCCGCGAACACACCCCCACCCCCGGGCACCCGCATCTGCGCGCCCTGCCCGGCGGCGCTCCCACCTCAACCTTGGCGGGCGGCATGACTCGCGCCGAAGCACACACCGCAGCCCTCCTCGCCGCCCTCGACGAGCCGGCGGAAACGGAGTAACCCGCCGTGCCTTGGAACGTCGCGCAGTCGCCTCCGTGGCCCAAGCGGCGCCGGAGCTGGCGTGGCGGCTGATCGCCCACCGGATGTCGGTGGCCATCGCGCGAGCATCCGTGGGCACCGGCCCGCAGCTGCGTCGCGGCTCGTGCAGTAGATGGTCGCGCGCCGCCCCAGCGCCGGCCACCACTGACATGTCTCTGCCCCGGGAGGCATGGCACGCGAGGAGGGAGAGCAGGGCAAGGTCCGCTTGACCGGCAGCCCGTCGGTCCCCGACCGGATGAACGCACAGGACCGCCTCAGCCGACGGCTCCACACGGTCCCCGGTCCCCAGCGGCAGCTCGACAGTCCGGTCCCGTCGGGGACCGTCCCGACGCGGTCCCCGACGGGAACCCGCGCGGGGACCGAGCTCACCGAAACCGGGGACCGGGGACCGTCGAAGATGGGACCGGGGAAGGAACCGTGACAGCACGGCCCCCAAGGCCAGCAGTGACGCGGACCCAGCACCGACACCCGCGAAACCCTGCTCAGCGCGCCACGGAACTGTCCCGATCTCCCGGGGACCGGGAGATCGGGGACCGTCCTCACTCGGTCCCCAACAACGGGGGACCAACCATCAGGGGACCGTCCCCGCCCGGTCCCCGAGTCCCCGACTCTCGCAATGTCAGACCGAGCTCGGGACGAGCAGCCTCGACCCGCGCTGCGAACCACGGCCGGAGGCCGAGCGCTGCATGGCTCCCTGCGCGTCCCCCACCGACCAGCGGACACGGACCATGCCGCCGCAACGCCCGCCCACACCGAACTCCCACACCCATGGAAAAGAACTCAGTGCACAACACGAACCACGAGGCCACCTCCCAAAACGACAGCCAGGAGGACCGCAACAGCACCACCAGCGGAGCAAGTTGTACCGGGAGCAATGCTCCCGGTTCTCCCGCCCCGGGGGTGGCGGGAGCGGACCGGCGCCAGGGGGCACCGGACCGGCAAGCTGCGGCCGAGGGCGGACCGCAGCCTGGAGAGGGACGGCAGGCCGAGACCCTCTCGCCGAAGCGTCAGCGCGCCCGTCAGCCGAAGCCGCTCAAGCGTCTGCGCCAGCCCAGCTGCCGCATGAACGAGCCCGAGTACGCGCGCTTCACCGCCGCAGCCGCCCACTGCAAGATGGCCAACGCCGCCTTCCTCGCCTACGCCGTCGACAAGGCTGCCCGCGACCTGACCCGCACCGCCGCCGAGATCGCCACCGAACGGGAAGTCATCGACGAGATCTTCGCCGCCCGCCGACACCTGGGCCGCATCCACGGCCTCTTCAACCAGGTCGCCAAGGCCCTCAATTCCGGCGCCGACACACCCCATCTCGACGCCACCGCACAGGCGGTCCACGACGCGGCCCGCCGCATGGAGGATGCCGCCGATGCCCTCCTCGCCCACCGCGACGGCGGCGAGTCGGCGTGATCCCCAGCATCCACAAGCGCGGCAGCGAGACGATCGGCCTGATCCGCTACCTCTACGGCCCCGGCACCCACGAGGAACACATCGACCCGCACCTGGTCACTGCCTTCGGCCCGCTCACCCCCGACCCCGGCCGCGACCCCCACGCCACCTACGAGCAGCTGCAGCGCCTGCTCGACCAACCCATCAACGCCCTGCCCAAAAACCGCCGCCCCAACAAGCACGTGTGGCACATCTCCGTACGGGCCAGCCCCGAGGACCCGATCCTGTCCGACGAAGACTGGGCCGCCATCGCCCACCGAACCGTCGCCGCTACCGGCATCGCGCCGGAAGGCGACGAAGCCGCGTGCCGGTGGGCGGCGGTGCGCCACGCTGACGACCACATCCACATCATCGCCACCCTCGTCCGCGACGACGGCCGCCGCCCACGCCTCCACAACGAAGCCCACCGCGCCCAGGCCGAGGCCCGCCGCATCGAGGCCGACTACGGCCTCCGCCGCATCGCGCCCGGGGACGGCACCGCCGCCAAGCGCCCCACCAGTGCCGAGCGCCACAAGGCCGAACGTCGCGGTCAGGACGCCACCTCACGTGACCTCCTTCGTGAACGCGTCCATCGGGCGCTGGCCGGGGCCATGGACGAGAGCGAGTTCTTCGACCGGCTCGCCGCCGAAGGCGTACGCGTCAAGAAGCGGATCGCGCCCTCCGGCGACGTGCTCGGCTACTCGGTCGCCATGGTCGGCGACCGCAACAAAGACAACGAGCCGGTCTGGTTCTCCGGCTCCAAGCTCGCCCCGGACCTGTCCCTGCCCAGGATCCGCAAGCGATTGGCGGCCACGACGGACATGCCCGAGCCTCCCGCAGTCTTGGAACGCAGCGCAGCCTCCGCGCCCGTCCGCGCCCGCCACTTCGCCGCCGAGGCCACTGGCTCCGCACTGGTGTCGATGTCGTCCGACGACGACAGCGCGACAGCGGCCCAGCTGATCGGAGTCGGCGAGGTCCTCGACGCCCTCGCCCAAACCTCGCTCGGCCCCACACAGGCAGAACTGCGAGATGCCGCTCGGTACTTCGAGCGCGCCGCTCGCTCCCACATCCGCGCCAAGAATGAGGAGATGTACGCCCTGCGTCGCGCGGCCAACCAGATCGTCCACTCTGGGACCGCGCTCGGCAGCGGTCAGGACGGTGCCGCCACCGCTCTGGTCCTCGACGTCATGATCCTGGCCGTCATCGGCGCTGCCCGCTGGCACGCTGCCCGCGGCCATGCCCAACAGGCCGAGGCCGCTCAACAGGCCGCAGACCGCCTGCGCGCCGCGTACCAGGCAACTGCCGCCGGTCCACTGGCCGCCATGCGCACCTACGGACAGCGACTGCCCGGCCCGGCCCGGGGGCGTCACGCCGCCACGATCCGCGCCGCGCTCCCCCACCTCGCCGACCGCCTCGAAGCTGAGCCTGGCCGGGACGCGCTGACTGCTGTTCTCGACCAGGCCAAGGGTGCCGGCCACGACGCCGTCGCCCTGCTGACTAAGGCCGCTCAGCAGCGTGAACTAGGCAGCGCCGAGTCGATCAGTGACGTCCTGGTCTGGCGACTGCACCACCTCGGGTACATCGCCCCGACCACGTCCGTACCCCGGCCGCAGCGTCCACGCAGCAGTCCCCCTGCTGCTCCTGCCGCAGCGACAGTCGTCCACCAGGAGGCGCCGCAGCCACGACTCCGGTGATCACGACCGCCCCGGCACCTTCGGGGCGAGCAGTTCCAGCGCTTCCTCCCACCGGAAGTGGTCGGCCCCGCCGCCGGCCTTGGGCCGGTGAGGCTCGTACCCACCGATCAGGACGCCCATCTCGCGCAGCCGGTCCAAGCTCTGCCGGTACGCGGGATGGGCGGCCTGGGCCGAGTTCAGATACGGCAAGACGGCGGTCGGAATACCGAAGCCGTACGCCTCGCACAGGATGCCCAGGGCCAAGGTGTCAGAGATCCCGGCCGCCCACTTGTTGATCGTGTTGAACGTGGCCGGGGCGACCGCGATGGCGTCGGCGGGCGGCAGGGGCCGGGGATCACCGGGTGAGCGCCAGGCCGAGCGGATGGGGTAGCCGGTCTGCGCTTCGACCGCCGTCGTGTCTATGAAGCCGAGGCCCTGTGGGGTGGCGACGACGCCCACGTCCCAGTTCGCCTCCTGCGCAGCTGTGATCAGCTTGCCGACGTCGTCGGCGATTCCGGACGCGCATACGACGACGTACAGGAACGGCTTCTTGGTCTGCTGGTCAGGCTGATCGCTCACGCGGGGACTCCCAGTCGACGGCTGAAGTGATGCAGTTCCGGCAGGGTACGACGGCGGTCGCGGGCGGCCATGTCGGCGACCAGCTCCCGGACGGCCGGGCGGCGGATGTCCTGGGCCGCGCAGCTCTCGGCGATGCGCAGAGCCTGGTAGCCGTCGGCGAGGCGGCCCTGCTGGCTGTAGGCGCGGGCGGATTCGACCCACAGGGCAGCACGGCGCTCGGGCACAGGGATGTGGCGACGCATGAGGGGTCGGGCGGTCTGCAAGGCGATTCCCGCGTCGCCGAAGGCAACGGCCGCACTGACCCCGTGCAGGGCAACGTTGGTCGGGCTGAAATTGGCCCAGGCATCGGGACGGTCCAGCGCGACATAGCGGGCGACTTCCTTCGCCTCGGTGAGGAAATCCTGGGTGGCGGAGCGGTCGTCGCCGGTGCTGGCAGCGGTGACGCCGCGCAGGAGCAGCAGGCCGAGCGCGGCGAGGTATTTCGGGGAGCGTTGGTCGTACGCACCTGTGAGCTGGTCGGCAGTGTGCCGGACGAGGGTGATGGCCTGGGCGGTGTGGCCGTCACGGGCGAGTACGTGGGCATGTACTCGGACACTGGACGCAAGTACCACCGGATCGCCGGAGCGCTCGGCCTCGGCCATGGCCCTGCCGACCGCGAGCCAGGCGTTGCCGTGATCACTCTGTTTGAGCAGCAGGCTTGCCGAGGTCTGGTAGGCCGTGGCCAGTAGTGCGGACAGGTCGGTCGAGCCGGGGGATTCGCCGATGGCTTGCCGGAGCTTCCCGATCAGTCCGGGCAGCGTGCGCTCCAGTTGCGTGTAGTGGCAGGTGCAGAAGAGGCGGCGTGCGGCGGCGACGTGATCTCGCATCTCCGGCAGGTCCGGTACGGGGTCTGTGGCCGCCGGGCTCGGGCCGGGGAGAAGGGACTGGATCAGGTCCTGGTGTGCGCCGGCGGGAGTGGTCGGGGCCGCAAGCGCGGCGACGCCCGCAGCGAGAAAGGTACGGCGGTGCATGTCTTCTGTCTCTGGGTTGGAGGGAGTGGCATCCGGAGCAGCAGCGAGACCGAGATGGTGCGGCGGGATGTCCAGCACCCGCGCGACCTCGCGCAGCATGTGGACGTCCTGGGCACCTCTGCCGGCTTCCAGGCGGCTCACTTTGGACTGGTGATACCCCAGTGCGGCAGCGACGTTCTTCTGCGAGCGCCGCTGTAACACGCGTGCCTGACGGATCACTTCACCGATCCGTCTCGCTTCGCTCTGTGCTTCGGCCATCTGTGCCACGGCTCCTCCCGCCGTCGCCGATCCTGCCTGCTCAACCGAGCGTAATGGAGAGGTACTTGGCTGTGATGCAGCTCGTGCATAAGTGATGCAGCCGCAGCACACGGACTGGTTCCGCTTGCTCCTGGAGCGGTTGCGTGGAGCAGCCGCACCCATCCAGGAGGCCACTCATGGAAGTGCACGACATCCGCTTGTCTGTCTTCGGGACACCCGCTGCCGCGGCGTCCGCGCGGCGTCGGCTCGTCGCCGCGATACGCGACTGGGGCCTGCCTGCCGGCAGCGATGCACTGCACGTCGCTGAGCTGATGGCCGGCGAACTGCTCTCGAACGCCGTGCAGCACGCAGGTCCCGGCGCAGTCACCGTGACTGCCCGCTGTGATGGCAACGCCATTCGGGTCGAGGTCAGCGACAGCAGTCGCGATCTGCCCCGGACCCGGTCGCCCAGCCAGGACGACGAGCACGGTCGGGGCCTGTCCATCGTCGCGGCCCTGGCCGACCGGTACGGCACCGAACCGACCGCGTCTGGCAAGCGGTGCTGGGCGGAGGTCGGCCTCCAAGCAGTTTCAAGTCCCGAAGTCGCACTACCCGTTCCACTTCCGAGGAGACGACCGTGACAACCGCTCGGACACCAGCCATTACCTCCGAGGTGATCGCCATCCGTCCCGGCCCGCCGCTTTCCGGGACCGTGACCGTCGACGGCTCCAAGAACGCCGCCCTGCCGCTCCTCGCTGCGGCAGCCGTCCTGCGCCGGCCCGTCCAGCTATCCAACGTCCCGGCCAACGACGATGTCCAGGCCATGCTCATGCTGCTCCAGCACGCCGGCCACGGCATCACCCACCCGGTCGGCAAGCCCGACACGGCCCTTGTACTGCCGAGCGACGGTGTGCACATCGCGCCGGACTTCCACGAAACCGCCGCTCGTATCCGGGCTTCGTACTACCTGGTTCCGGCTCTCCTCGCCGTTCACGGGCGGGCCGTGTTGCCGTGGCCGGGCGGCTGCCGGATCGGTGACCGCGGAATGGAGCAGCACTTCAAGGTGTACGAGGCGTTCGGCGACCGCACACTCGTCAACGACCACGGCTACAGCGTCGAAGCCGGTGAGAGCCGCACCGGCTCGGTGTCGGTGATGCTGCCGTTCCGCTCCCGCGGCGCGAGCATCGCGGCAATACTGCGCGCCGTCGTCGCCGGGCGACCGCTGCGGCTGGGCCAGCCCAACCTCTCGCCCGAAGTCATCAGCGTCCTGCAAGCACTCCAAGTGGCCGGTTGGGAGACCCGGGCCGACGAGCGCGTTCTCTCCTTGACTCCGCCCGCCTCCGCATCACAGGAACCGGTGGTCTGGGAAGTCCCCGGAGACAAGGTGGAAGCAGGCACCTTGGCCTGCGCCATCGCTGCCACCCGCGGAAACGGCCGCGTCGAGGGTGTACGCAGCAAGGACGTGGCGCCGATGGTGGCAGCATTGCGCTGGCTGGGCATTCCCGTCGACGCCCAGCAAGACGCCCTCAACGTCCGTGCCGAGGGCACTCGACCCACCCACCAGCCCCTGCGAGCCATCGCCTCACTCTCTCCCCGCGGGCTCGATGCCGACTTCGAACCTGCTCTGATGGCACTGGCGCTGGGAATGCACGGCACCCATCTGTTCGCCGACGCGATCAACCCCGGGCGTCACGGCAACTTGGTCCCCCAGCTCGCTCGCCTCGGTGCCGACATCCACCAGACCTCCCCCACCCAGTGTCGCCTGACCGGGCCCCAGCAGCTGATCGGCACGGGAGTGGAGGCCACCGACATCCGCACCGGGTCGGCCCTGCTCATCGCCGGCCTCACCGCCCGCGGCGTCACGACCCTCGGCGGCCTCGAACAGCTCCGCCGAGGCCACGCCGACCTCCCCACCAAGCTGCTCGCACTCGGCGCCGACATCTGCGAGGTCACCCCATGACCGGTCCACGCGCACTGCAACGGATCGCCGCCACCACCGATATCCACTCCTCGTTCGACAACGCCCTGCCGATGCTGACCCACCTGCACGCCATCCGGCGGGACACGCTGATCGTCGATTGCGGCGACTTCTTCGAAGGCAGCGGCTACTACCGCCTCGGCCACGGCCGTATCGAAACCGCAATCCTCCAGGGCCTCTACGACGTGATCGCACCCGGGAACCACGGATGGACCCACCACTTCGAACCCCCGGTCCGGGACATCACCGTGTGCGCTAACGCCGTAGACGCCGCTACCGGCGAACCGCTCTTCCGCCGCCTGCACACCGTCTGCATCAGCAACCGGCGCGTCGCCATCACTGCGGTCATCGGCGAGCAGGCGTTCCACTCCATCCCCGCCGAGCAGCGAGCTGGGCACCGAGTCACGGAACCGGCCCAGGCCCTGCGCGAAGTGATGCTGGCGCACCACCACGAGGTCGACGCCTGGGTCGTGCTGAGCCACAGCGGCTTCGACGAGGACCTCGAACTGGCCGCCGCCTGCCCCTTCCTCGACGTGATCTTCGCCGGCCACTGCCACAGCGACC is a genomic window of Streptomyces sp. Edi2 containing:
- a CDS encoding GNAT family N-acetyltransferase, with the protein product MAIKILPVTETQAELIDAAVALGDRYTKTLGLLTPPAYRKHASDGGLLVAVDEGEVVGYALFGLPKRSPHVRLAHLCIAKEHRGKGAARLLVEEIRRRHSDRLGIKAKCRRDYGLSDMWTSLGFVPQGEVRGRGQDGETLDGWWLDHGHPDLFADVESEALLVVTVDHGVFADLRGRSPASEAAQSQALEAGWLADLIEIAFTPQLLHDLRAIADTAERKHQRAASHGLRRVIPDAEAVASRCHELLEAARTSKVHDLPADSELLPRLQYVAETSCAGLQVLVTRDPLLMQLADVAWSVARVKVVAPSAVTLHVDELRQAQMYRPADLMGTEFRASKVSPGAEAELVAFFDQTGDDRGSAFAKRLQALAADTVVWNRELLRDGQGRPVALYAWAMDGRTLSVPVLRTAAHPLEETLARQLLFSMKRLGRECGAQAVRVTDAFPSPATKTAAGDDGFFEHDGRLASLLVDVCGTAQEVAVVAGEAARELGREEAALEAGLPAEVAGFVERAWWPAKVVDSLMPSFLVPIEPRWSTELFNTPATLLPRPDELGISREHVYYRSSGRRGESVPARLLWYVSRGSSYEEGQMVIGCSQLDEVVIDAPDALHSKFEHLGVYGREQVRAIARGDASGRAMALRFSDTEIFPRTVPLRRLKSLAQGLGLQFSLMSLSKISNRLFQAVYEEGHRRT
- a CDS encoding site-specific integrase, with amino-acid sequence MARKRKPQRRRYGSVRRLPSGRWQARYPDTNGDLRAAPETFETKMDAEVWLSQTEADQTRGDWVDPYGGAVNFHEYATKWIDERGLAETTDELYRRLLRLHLAPFFDELDVNEISAAKVRTWRAERLKATGATTVAKSYRLLKAIMETAVDDDMIKKNPCRIRGAGREEADERPVATVGEVFDLADMIGLRWRLMVLLGAFASMRPEELAELRRKDVDLDEESVWVKRAAPELTTGKRVIGDPKSRAGKREIVLPPFVLTDLWQHLDWFAEPGPEGLVFVGERGAPFRRSTFGRKFRKARKKVGLPDDFRFYDLRHTGNTLAADTGAKLKDLMVRAGQSSERAQLIYQHSKKTHQRKIATTMDADVRRQRQEATERGEQVGELATVHRLAVRTSTSEAPEASTELAER
- a CDS encoding helix-turn-helix domain-containing protein, whose product is MSHQHGRLLSVPEAAERLGTGVRFVRRLIQERRITYVKVGRHVRIPEAALAAYIEANTVQPARRTRSHHRLAA
- a CDS encoding helix-turn-helix domain-containing protein gives rise to the protein MSYAAREWVWDHSTSKGTARMVLTLIADRCVDRGCVAYASLPALMKRANASRTAVRDALAKLVATGELEQLTGRKGPRGETYYHLPAAARFLADQAIEEGRNPTLQGEQIPTPEGTESDPAAPFEGGPESDPGERNPTPGGHGTQPSGGTDSDPQNSSEPKVNGKSSSSAPLIPATQWQIDEDTRAWLQHQGHLARLGDHALRTADEKWRSYRAVGIPRTAAAWAADWRAWIAREHTPTPGHPHLRALPGGAPTSTLAGGMTRAEAHTAALLAALDEPAETE
- a CDS encoding plasmid mobilization relaxosome protein MobC, which codes for MNEPEYARFTAAAAHCKMANAAFLAYAVDKAARDLTRTAAEIATEREVIDEIFAARRHLGRIHGLFNQVAKALNSGADTPHLDATAQAVHDAARRMEDAADALLAHRDGGESA
- a CDS encoding relaxase/mobilization nuclease domain-containing protein; protein product: MIPSIHKRGSETIGLIRYLYGPGTHEEHIDPHLVTAFGPLTPDPGRDPHATYEQLQRLLDQPINALPKNRRPNKHVWHISVRASPEDPILSDEDWAAIAHRTVAATGIAPEGDEAACRWAAVRHADDHIHIIATLVRDDGRRPRLHNEAHRAQAEARRIEADYGLRRIAPGDGTAAKRPTSAERHKAERRGQDATSRDLLRERVHRALAGAMDESEFFDRLAAEGVRVKKRIAPSGDVLGYSVAMVGDRNKDNEPVWFSGSKLAPDLSLPRIRKRLAATTDMPEPPAVLERSAASAPVRARHFAAEATGSALVSMSSDDDSATAAQLIGVGEVLDALAQTSLGPTQAELRDAARYFERAARSHIRAKNEEMYALRRAANQIVHSGTALGSGQDGAATALVLDVMILAVIGAARWHAARGHAQQAEAAQQAADRLRAAYQATAAGPLAAMRTYGQRLPGPARGRHAATIRAALPHLADRLEAEPGRDALTAVLDQAKGAGHDAVALLTKAAQQRELGSAESISDVLVWRLHHLGYIAPTTSVPRPQRPRSSPPAAPAAATVVHQEAPQPRLR
- a CDS encoding flavoprotein; the protein is MSDQPDQQTKKPFLYVVVCASGIADDVGKLITAAQEANWDVGVVATPQGLGFIDTTAVEAQTGYPIRSAWRSPGDPRPLPPADAIAVAPATFNTINKWAAGISDTLALGILCEAYGFGIPTAVLPYLNSAQAAHPAYRQSLDRLREMGVLIGGYEPHRPKAGGGADHFRWEEALELLAPKVPGRS